The Halomicronema hongdechloris C2206 genome includes a window with the following:
- a CDS encoding Calvin cycle protein CP12: protein MSVDDTKFQQELENAVEYARQVCDQQGADSQACAVAWDTVEEMRAEVSHQHQTPAKTGFDQYLEDNPDAPEGLIYDT from the coding sequence ATGAGTGTTGATGACACCAAGTTCCAGCAGGAATTGGAAAACGCCGTAGAGTATGCCCGTCAGGTCTGTGATCAACAAGGCGCTGACTCTCAGGCCTGTGCGGTCGCGTGGGATACTGTCGAGGAGATGCGAGCGGAGGTCTCCCATCAGCATCAAACCCCGGCCAAAACTGGCTTCGATCAGTACTTAGAGGACAATCCCGATGCCCCAGAGGGCTTGATATACGACACCTAA
- a CDS encoding HAD family hydrolase, with translation MTSANSHSHASLKALLLDFNGIIINDESLHCQLLEQLLLEENLRPNREDVAAACLGRSDRACLTNLLGSRGRVVSDDYLDTLLAKKSQRYIEAMSQQDLPLYPGLDDLVFQGRAAQLKLAVVTGTMQTEVAWVLRQAGIYDHLSALVCGDDLPATGSKPAPDGYLLAIERLNQAHPGLNLTPAHCLAIEDSFAGIEAAKRAQVPVAGVAHTYPYQMIHRRADWVVDNLSELDLDWLRDYYANPRPTPSSVSSVW, from the coding sequence ATGACCTCTGCCAATTCCCACTCTCACGCCTCCCTAAAAGCCCTGTTGCTGGACTTCAATGGCATCATCATCAACGATGAATCCCTGCATTGCCAGCTGCTCGAGCAGCTTTTGCTCGAGGAAAACCTGCGGCCTAATCGGGAAGACGTCGCCGCCGCTTGCCTGGGTCGCAGCGATCGGGCTTGCCTGACCAATTTACTCGGCAGTCGTGGTCGGGTGGTGAGTGACGACTACCTTGATACACTGCTGGCGAAAAAGTCCCAGCGCTATATCGAGGCCATGTCCCAACAAGATTTACCCCTCTATCCAGGGCTAGATGATCTAGTGTTCCAGGGGCGAGCGGCTCAATTGAAGCTGGCGGTGGTCACCGGGACCATGCAGACAGAGGTGGCGTGGGTGCTGCGGCAAGCCGGAATCTACGACCATCTCTCGGCCTTGGTTTGCGGCGATGATCTGCCCGCCACGGGTAGCAAACCCGCCCCCGATGGCTACCTGTTAGCCATTGAGCGGTTGAATCAAGCCCACCCTGGCCTCAACTTGACCCCGGCCCACTGCCTCGCCATCGAAGATTCTTTCGCCGGCATCGAAGCCGCCAAACGCGCTCAGGTTCCTGTCGCTGGCGTGGCCCATACCTATCCTTACCAAATGATCCACCGCCGCGCCGATTGGGTGGTCGATAACCTCAGCGAGCTGGATCTAGACTGGCTGCGAGACTACTACGCTAATCCCCGCCCCACTCCCTCATCGGTCTCTTCAGTTTGGTAA
- a CDS encoding PQQ-dependent sugar dehydrogenase: MPFCGLKALPLLLVLGLFACTEPSSVAPSPAPADSDSATPSGAEKDAAIASGAEPANPIATEPLVPSPIRITLADLPQPFASQSARKPPQVIDIPSNPRLQVPAGFTVNVFAENLDRPRWLALTPEGDVLVTETRQNRIRRLQDQNDDGAADAVTTFADASHGLDIPFGMAFTADHFYLGNTSTLRRYPYRTGQATLQGSGEVIAELPGGGYRQHWTRNVVVSPDQQRLYVSIGSRSNVSAEPLPRASVQVMALDGSAPETVASGLRNPVGLDFHPVTGDLYTTVNERDGLGDDLVPDYLTRIQAGEFYGWPYAYLQPDWLDPRQVVDGRSRRPDLAAQTQTPDVLFQAHSAALGLQFYDGNTFPQRYHQGAFVAFRGSWNRQQGTGYKLVFVPFSSEGRPLGHYEDFLTGFLVDPQGPTTWGRPVGLLMMPDGSLLFTEEMNGRIYRVQFSQG; encoded by the coding sequence ATGCCCTTCTGTGGCCTCAAGGCCCTGCCCCTGCTGCTAGTGTTGGGCCTGTTTGCCTGCACGGAGCCATCGTCTGTGGCTCCCTCCCCTGCCCCTGCTGACTCTGACTCTGCTACCCCTTCTGGGGCGGAGAAGGACGCTGCGATCGCATCCGGTGCCGAGCCAGCCAACCCCATTGCCACCGAGCCCCTAGTTCCCAGCCCCATCCGCATCACCCTGGCCGATCTGCCCCAACCCTTCGCCTCCCAGAGTGCCCGCAAACCGCCCCAAGTCATCGATATTCCCAGCAATCCTAGGCTGCAGGTGCCAGCAGGATTTACCGTCAACGTCTTTGCCGAGAATCTGGATCGGCCCCGCTGGCTTGCCCTCACCCCCGAGGGCGATGTGCTAGTGACCGAAACTCGGCAGAACCGCATTCGTCGCCTGCAGGATCAAAACGACGATGGGGCTGCCGATGCGGTAACCACCTTTGCCGATGCCAGCCATGGCCTCGATATTCCCTTCGGCATGGCCTTCACCGCGGATCACTTTTACCTAGGCAATACCAGCACCCTGCGGCGGTATCCCTACCGGACTGGTCAGGCGACCCTGCAGGGCAGCGGTGAGGTCATTGCCGAGCTACCTGGCGGCGGTTACCGCCAACACTGGACTCGCAATGTCGTCGTTTCTCCAGACCAACAGCGCCTCTACGTCTCCATTGGCTCTCGCTCCAACGTCAGCGCAGAGCCTTTGCCCCGGGCCTCGGTGCAGGTGATGGCCCTGGACGGCAGCGCTCCAGAAACCGTTGCTTCTGGCCTGCGCAATCCCGTTGGCCTAGACTTTCACCCCGTCACTGGCGACCTCTACACCACTGTCAACGAGCGGGATGGTCTCGGCGATGACCTGGTGCCCGACTACCTCACCCGCATCCAGGCGGGAGAGTTCTATGGCTGGCCCTATGCTTACCTGCAGCCGGACTGGCTCGATCCCCGCCAGGTGGTTGATGGTCGCAGTCGCCGCCCCGATTTGGCCGCCCAGACCCAAACCCCGGACGTGCTGTTTCAGGCCCACTCGGCTGCCCTAGGATTGCAGTTCTACGATGGCAATACCTTTCCGCAGCGCTATCACCAGGGCGCCTTCGTCGCTTTCCGCGGCTCTTGGAATCGACAGCAGGGCACGGGCTACAAGCTGGTGTTTGTCCCTTTTAGCTCTGAAGGACGCCCCCTGGGCCACTACGAAGACTTTCTCACGGGCTTCCTGGTCGATCCCCAGGGGCCGACCACTTGGGGCCGTCCTGTGGGCCTACTGATGATGCCCGATGGCAGTCTGTTATTTACCGAAGAAATGAATGGCCGCATCTATCGGGTGCAGTTTAGCCAGGGCTGA
- the coaE gene encoding dephospho-CoA kinase (Dephospho-CoA kinase (CoaE) performs the final step in coenzyme A biosynthesis.) yields the protein MAAPSPRIIGLTGGIATGKSTVSHYLEQHHGIPVLDADAYARQAVVPGSPIFQAIVQRYGTAMVQPDGELDRRRLGDVVFYNTDEKRWLEQQIHPFVRQCFAQAMVRLQDCPVVVHSIPLLFEANLVDQVTESWVVICSEAQQCQRLMARNQLSRTDAIARIQSQMPLLDKAARADVVLDNSTTVAALYGQVDQALNEHSSITPG from the coding sequence ATGGCAGCTCCTTCACCCCGTATTATTGGCCTGACGGGGGGCATTGCTACCGGTAAATCAACGGTGTCCCACTATTTAGAGCAGCACCATGGCATTCCCGTGTTGGATGCCGATGCCTATGCTCGCCAGGCGGTGGTGCCCGGTTCCCCGATTTTTCAGGCGATTGTGCAGCGTTATGGCACTGCCATGGTGCAGCCGGATGGCGAGTTGGATCGGAGGCGATTGGGCGATGTGGTCTTCTATAACACCGACGAGAAACGCTGGCTAGAACAGCAGATTCATCCGTTCGTGCGTCAGTGTTTTGCCCAGGCTATGGTCCGTTTGCAGGACTGCCCGGTGGTGGTCCACAGCATTCCCCTGTTGTTTGAGGCCAATCTGGTCGATCAGGTGACGGAATCTTGGGTGGTGATTTGCTCTGAGGCCCAGCAATGCCAACGGTTAATGGCCCGTAATCAACTGTCTCGCACTGATGCGATCGCACGTATCCAGAGCCAGATGCCCCTGTTAGACAAAGCCGCCCGAGCCGACGTGGTCTTAGATAACAGCACCACAGTGGCAGCCCTATACGGCCAAGTCGATCAGGCCCTTAACGAGCACAGCTCGATCACACCTGGTTGA
- a CDS encoding Uma2 family endonuclease — MMIPAATRDLTFEAFIDVEDGNELNEYELVDGRLVLMPEPDDWHEEILEFLSFMFELQYRRMTLRYSVRQRNALMIDDVRGRRPDIAVIDRPATRREDRQPGIRSVPRMIVEIASGNWSTDLVEKQEEYEALQVPEYWIVDYRGQIPAKYCQRGKGKKVIVLTLEDGVYQKAEYVEGEAVPCLTFPELGLTVEQILTAEE, encoded by the coding sequence ATGATGATTCCGGCTGCCACACGAGACTTGACGTTTGAAGCGTTCATTGACGTGGAGGATGGCAATGAACTCAATGAATATGAATTGGTCGATGGGAGGTTGGTGCTCATGCCGGAGCCGGATGATTGGCATGAAGAGATTCTAGAGTTCCTCTCGTTTATGTTTGAGCTACAGTATCGGCGCATGACGCTGAGATACTCAGTGCGGCAGCGCAATGCGTTGATGATTGACGATGTTAGAGGACGCCGCCCCGATATTGCGGTGATTGATCGTCCTGCAACGCGGCGAGAGGATCGGCAACCGGGGATTCGCAGCGTTCCTCGGATGATTGTGGAGATTGCCTCTGGAAACTGGAGTACGGACTTGGTGGAGAAGCAGGAAGAATACGAGGCGCTACAGGTGCCGGAGTACTGGATTGTGGATTATCGGGGACAAATTCCGGCGAAGTATTGCCAGCGGGGGAAGGGCAAGAAGGTAATTGTGCTGACGCTGGAGGATGGGGTTTATCAGAAGGCGGAATATGTGGAGGGGGAGGCAGTGCCGTGTCTGACGTTTCCGGAGTTGGGGTTGACGGTGGAGCAGATTTTGACAGCTGAGGAGTAG
- a CDS encoding Uma2 family endonuclease, producing MTIAINPPTLTIDEFLAGYGDDNRYELIDGEVFDLEPTGPHEEVAAFITSKICVQIDLQGLPWFVLQRGLLRPSGMGNTAFRPDVAVVDRNELAKEPCWMEQSMLTLGSSIKFVAEVVSSNWQNDYARKTEDYAALGIPEYWIADYAGLGRTRYIGKPKQPTLSMGILVHGEYEVHQLRGSQNVVSPTFPSLNLTAEQVLKTGR from the coding sequence ATGACCATCGCGATCAACCCACCAACATTGACCATTGACGAGTTTCTTGCCGGTTACGGTGATGATAATCGCTATGAACTGATCGATGGAGAGGTATTCGACTTGGAACCGACAGGGCCACATGAAGAAGTAGCCGCCTTCATCACCAGCAAGATCTGTGTCCAGATCGATCTGCAAGGGTTGCCTTGGTTTGTCCTGCAACGCGGACTATTACGCCCTTCTGGCATGGGTAACACAGCATTTCGACCTGACGTTGCAGTGGTTGATCGAAATGAACTGGCAAAAGAACCATGTTGGATGGAACAATCGATGCTGACCCTAGGTAGCTCGATTAAATTTGTAGCAGAAGTCGTCAGTAGCAACTGGCAGAATGATTATGCCCGTAAGACTGAAGATTATGCGGCGTTAGGCATTCCTGAATATTGGATTGCAGATTATGCTGGCTTAGGGAGGACTCGATATATTGGGAAACCCAAGCAACCCACCCTTTCTATGGGTATCCTGGTGCATGGAGAGTATGAGGTTCACCAGCTGCGTGGTTCTCAAAATGTCGTTTCACCCACGTTTCCGAGTTTGAATTTAACGGCTGAGCAGGTATTGAAAACTGGTCGATAA
- a CDS encoding EamA family transporter — translation MVAAFIGTYLALWLQQMALKYAATGIAQALLGTSPLFILPIVVLLGERVSLRAILGVLVALGGVWLLVGYD, via the coding sequence ATGGTGGCGGCGTTTATAGGCACCTATCTGGCCCTGTGGTTGCAGCAGATGGCCCTGAAGTATGCTGCCACGGGAATTGCTCAAGCGCTGCTGGGCACGAGTCCACTATTTATTTTGCCGATCGTGGTCTTACTGGGCGAGCGCGTCAGTCTCCGAGCTATCTTGGGGGTGCTAGTGGCCCTGGGGGGTGTCTGGCTCCTGGTGGGCTATGACTAG